A window of Desulfuromonas soudanensis genomic DNA:
ACGAAGCCGTTGAAGGGGGGGAGGCCGCAGATGGCCACGGCGCCGCCGAGAAAACAGATCCCGGTCCACTTCATGCGGCGGAGCAGCCCCCCCATCCCGTCGATCTGGCGGCTGCCGGTGGCGTGAATCACCGCTCCGGCGCCGTAAAAGAGGAGGGACTTGAAGAGGCCGTGGTTGACGGTGTGCAGGAGGGCTCCGGAGATCCCCAGGAGGACGAGCATCGGCTGTTGGGAGCTGCGGCCGATGAGCGCTATCCCGAGGCCGAGGGTGATGATGCCGATGTTCTCGACGCTGTGGTAGGCCAGCAGGCGCTTGATGTCGTGCTGGGCTATGGCCAGAGCGACGCCGAGAATCCCGGATATCGCCCCGAGGGCAAGGACGATGATCCCCCAGCTCGGCGGAATGGCGGCGTAGAAGGAGGTCAGGCGCACCAGGCCGTAGATTCCCGTTTTGATCATCACCCCGGAGAGGAGGGCCGAGGCATGGCTGGGGGCCGCGGCGTGGGCGCCGGGGAGCCAGATATGCAGCGGCATCAGCCCCGCCTTCATGCCGAAACCGAAGAGGCCGAGGAAGAAAATTGCGCTCCCCGCTCCTCCTGCGGCCAGGCTCGCCGCCGGGGGAAAGGTAAAGGAGCCGCAGATCCCCTCGAGGAGGGCAAAGAGGGCGATGAGAGCCAGGGTGCCGGTGTGGGTGGCCGCCAGATAGATGAGGCCGGCGCGGCGGGCGTCGCTCCGGTTGTCCTCGGTGGTGATGAGGAAAAAGCCGGAGAGAGCCATCGCTTCCCAGGCGAAGAGAAAGAGGAGACCGTTGCGGGCGGTCAGGAGCAGAACCATCGCCGCGCCAATCACCCCGTAGAAGAGACGGAGCTGGCGACCGTTGTTCGGATGGTCCCGCTGCGGCCAGTAGCCGAGGCCGTAGATGGCGCCGAGGGGAGCGACGAGAAAGAGGGGGAAGAGGAAGACGGCGCTTAAGGGGTCGATGGCCAGGGAAAAGGCGGCGCCGGGGAGGGGCCAGGGGAGGTTCAGGGCGGCGTTGCCGTCCGGCGCCAGGCTCAAGAGGGTGCCGACGACCCCGCAGAGGCTGCCGAGGAGAATCAGGGCGACGAAGATTCTCTCTCCCCCCTCGGATTCCCGAGGCATCAGGAGTCCGGGAAAACCGGAACCGAGCATCAGCAGCACTCCGGTCATGAAGAGGCCGATGGCCATCTCAACTCCTCCCTTCCAGAACGCTCCACACCATCAGGACCGCGCAGGTCAGGAAGATGTAGAAGAGATAGACCTGGGATTTCCCCTGCTGCAGCCAGCGCAGGCGCTGGCTCCGTCGGGCGATCCCTTCGACGGCGGGGAAAAAGATTTTGATCAGCACCGGGTCGAGGGCCCTCTGGGCCAGGCGGGAAACGGCGGGAAAGAGGCCGGCCGGTCGTTCGGCCGTCACCTCGGGGCGCAGCGCCGCCGGCAGGAGGTGGTTCTGGGTCAGTTCGGCGAAGGCCTCGCCGGTGTAGGCCATGCGCGGGGTAGGGAAGGGAAAGCCGCACCCCCAGGTGGCGCCCTGGGCTTCCGGGCGAAGGCGCCGCAAGATCGCCAGGAGCAACGCCATCAGGCCGAAGAAAAGGCAGAGGAGGAGCCCCCAGCGGCCGAGGGGCGCCAGGGGAGCAAGGATTGCCGGGATCCCCGTCGTGCCCGCGGGGAGGAGCTGGGCCAGGGCGGGAGAAAGGAGATCGACGGCAAAGAGGGGGAACAGGCCGATGGCAAGGGAGACGGACAGGAGCAGGACCATCGGAGCAAGCATCAGCGGCGACGATTCGTGGGCGGCTTCGGCGGCGGCGGTGCGGGGCTGGCCGAGAAGGGTGATTCCCGTCAGGCGGGTGAAGGCGACGACGGCCAGGGCCCCGGTGAGGCCGAGGAGTCCGACCATCAGCAGCGGCAGGAGTCCGGCAAAGCCGCCGGTCGAAGTCCCCGCCTGCAGCAGGCCGAGATAGATCAGGTATTCGCTGATCAGCCCGTTGAAGGGGGGGAGGGCCGCGATCGCCAGGCTGCCGCCGATAAGGAGTCCTCCGGTCCAGGGCATGCGCTGGAGGAGACCGCCGAGCCGGTCCATGTCCCGGGTTTTGGTGGCGTGAAGAACGCTGCCGGCGCCGAGGAACATCAGCCCCTTGAAGAGGGAGTGATTCCAGATGTGCAGCAGCCCGCCGCCAAAACCGAGGACCGCCAGGGCCGGCTGGCCGTTGGCGGAGGCGTAGAGGCCGAGGCCGAGGCCGACGAAGATGATGCCGATGTTTTCCACGGTGGAGTAGGCCAGGGCCCGTTTGATGTCGCTTTGAAAACAGGCCAGGGTGATGCCGAAGAGGGCGCCGGTTCCGCCCAGGGCCATCAGGACGATCCCCGCCGTCCCGGAAACCGAAGGGAGGAGGGTGTAAAAGCGCAGGATGCCGTAGATGCCGGTCTTCACCAGAACCCCGGACATCAATGCCGAGACGTGGCTCGGGGCCGCCGGGTGGGCATCCGGGAGCCAGACATGGAGGGGGAAGAGGCCGGCCTTGACGCCGAATCCGGCGGCGGCGACGGCAAAAAGGAGGGTGGCCTCGGCCACAGGGAGTCCCCTGAGCCGCGAAAAGTCGGCGAAGTCGAAACCGCCGCACCGCACCCCGCAGACGGCAAAGAGAGCCAGAAGGAGCATCAGACCGAGGTGGGCCATGACCAGGTAGAGCCAGGCGGCCCTGCGGACCTCGGCGAGGTGGTGCTCGAAGGCGACGAGAAAAAAGGAGGCGATGGTCATCACTTCCCAGGCCGCCAGAAAGAGGAGGGCGTTGGCGGCCGTGACCACCAGGATCATGGCGGCCAGCAGGAGATTGAAGAAAAACCAGTGCGCTCCCAGCGCACGGGGCTTAGGGTGCCCCCGCAGATAGCCGGCGGCGTAGAGGGCGCAGAGAAGGCCGAGGAGGGCAATCGGCAGGAGAAAAAAGGCGGCCAGGGAGTCGAGCTGCAGTGCGAAGTGCCCCCCGGGAACGGACCAGGCGGCGCTGTAGAAAAGGGATGTTCCTCCGCTGAGGCAGAAGAGTGCTGGCAGACTCCCCGCCAGGACCCCCGCCGCGGCTCCGCCCAGGCCGAAACCGGTCGCCAGGCGCGGCCGGGCCGAGCTCAGGAGGGCCAGCACTGCGCTTCCGGTCAGAAGAGCCAGGGAAAGGAGGAGGAGGCCCATCACATATCCTCCGGGGCGGGGACGCCCCAACGGTCGATGACGAAATCGTTGAGATGGCGCCGGCGCCAGAGGTAGTAGCCCAGTCCCGCGGTGCCGCAGCCGGCGGCGGCAAGGAAGAGGGAGGGGATGCCGATGCGGAGGTAGGCCAGGGCGCCGAGGACGCCGCCGGTGAAAAAGCCGCTGAGAAGGAGGGTCAACAGGGCCAGCTTCCAGACTTCGATCCGTCGATAGCGGAGAAACTGGCCGAGGAGGACGCCGATGTCGGTGACCATCCCCGTCGCATGGGTGGTGCGGATGATCAGGCCGTAAAAACTGCTGGCCATGGCGTTCTGCAGACCGCAGGCCATGGCCGCCAGGGGGATACCGAGGCGGTTCTGGCCGAGGAGGAGGAGGGTCGCGGTGCAGAGGATCGCCCCCTCGATCATCATGGTGATCCCGTAGCGGCGGCCGGGTCGGACCTGGGTGGCGCCGATGATCAGGCCGCTGAGGATGGCGCCGCAGAGGAAGCCGGCGAAGATCGCCGAGGCGCCGCGGAAATCGGGGCGGTTGGCGGTGGACAGATCGATGGCCAGGCGCGACACGGCGCCGCTCATGTGACTGACCGGCACATGGTAGATCCCGAGCAGGACGGCGTTGACATATCCGGCCACCGAAGACAGGAGCGTGCCGAAGACGACGACCCAGGGGTGCTCCCGGTGAAAGCTGGATTTTTCTCTGTACGGCGAATAGGGCATCCTGCGCGACTCCTGCGACCGGGGCGACGGTCGTTATTGCTTCTGAAACTCTTCCGCCCGCATCAGGGCGGCAAAAATCTCCTCGCGGCTCCCCTGTTCGGTGAGAACCCTCCGGAAATCCTGGTTTTTAAGGAGAAAGCCGAGGAGGGAGAGGAGGTGGAGATGGGTTCGCTGGGTGGGGGCGATGAGGGTGAAAAGGATCTGGACCGGAAGGCCGTCCAGAGACCGGAAATCGACGGGATTTTCGAGGAAGCAGAGAGTGACGGTCGGCCGGGTGACGTGGAGGAGGTACGGGCTGCGCGGGTGCGGGAGGGCGATCCCCTCGCCGACCCCCGTCGAGGCGAGGTTCTCCCGGGCGATGAGGGCTTTTTGCAGAGAGTCTCGGTCGACCTCGTCGGGGAGGCGCAGGTGCGCCACGACGTCGGCCAGCACCTCGTCGCGACTCCGCCCCTCGATACGGTAGAAGACCCCTCCGGCCTCCATGGCGGTCGTCAGGTCGGGGAGGGGCAGGGCATCGGTTTCCGGTTCGGCGAAGGCCTCCGGCGAAACACCCATGCGGCGCGAGGAGGCCCAGTCGAGGAGCTCGGCGCGGGTGAAGCGATAGCTCTCGTGAACCTTGTAGGCAGGAATCAGGTCCTGCTTGATCCAGCGGTAGATCGTTTTTTCCGAAACGGAGAGGAGCCGGGCGGCATCCTTCACAGAAAGGTTCATTTTTACCTCTTCTGTCATATGTGTCCAGGGCTGGACAAGTTAGGACATTACGCCCGGGAAGGGACAGAAGTCAACGGGAAATTACCTGAGGGTCCCTTGCTTCCGGAAGGAGGAGCAAAGGGAATGAAAACGGCTCCCGGCAAGAGACCGGGAGCCGCGTCGAGGGGGGAGGTCGGCCTGCCGATTCAGAGATCCCTGTCGAGGGAGGAGAGGACCTTGGCGAGGTGGGCGCGGATGCTGATGCTGTCGACCAGGGTCAGCGCCTCGCGGGCCGCCTTGCGGGCGACCTTGAGCGGCAGACGGGCCAGGAGCGCCTTGGTGCGGGGGATGAAGGGGGCGGGCATGGAAAATTCGCGAATCCCCATCCCGAGCAGAACCAGGAAGTTGATGGGGTCGGAGCCCATCTCGCCGCAGAGGCACAACCCCTTCCCCTCGCGGTTGGCGACCTCGGCGACCTCGTGGAGGACCCGGAGGATGGCCGGATGGAGGGGGTCGTAGTATTTGTTGACCAGGGGGTTGTTGCGGTCGGCGGCCAGCATGTACTGAATCAGGTCGTTGGTCCCCAGGGCGAAGAAGTCGACTTCCCGGGCCAGTTGCGGGGCCATCTGCACCGCCGCCGGAACCTCGATCATCACCCCGAGGGGGAGCCTTTCGGCGGCGGCGATCCCCTCCCTGGCCAGGTTGGCGCGGGCTTCGGCCAGCACCAGCTTGCAGGCCCGCACCTCCTCGAGTCCGGAGATCATGGGGAAAAGGAGCTTGACCGGGCCGTGGACCCCGGCCATGAGAATCGCTTCGAGCTGCGTGCGGAAGATGTCGCGGTTGTCGAGGGAAACCCGCACCGAACGCCACCCCATGAACGGGTTGTCCTCCCGGGGGGGGGTGAAGTAGGGGAGGACCTTGTCGCCGCCGATGTCGAGGGTGCGGATCGTGACCGGTTGGCCGGCAAATCCTTCGATGACCTTGCGGTAGAGCTGGTACTGGTCGTCGCGGTCGGGGAAG
This region includes:
- a CDS encoding PTS sugar transporter subunit IIA is translated as MNLSVKDAARLLSVSEKTIYRWIKQDLIPAYKVHESYRFTRAELLDWASSRRMGVSPEAFAEPETDALPLPDLTTAMEAGGVFYRIEGRSRDEVLADVVAHLRLPDEVDRDSLQKALIARENLASTGVGEGIALPHPRSPYLLHVTRPTVTLCFLENPVDFRSLDGLPVQILFTLIAPTQRTHLHLLSLLGFLLKNQDFRRVLTEQGSREEIFAALMRAEEFQKQ
- a CDS encoding proton-conducting transporter membrane subunit, whose amino-acid sequence is MGLLLLSLALLTGSAVLALLSSARPRLATGFGLGGAAAGVLAGSLPALFCLSGGTSLFYSAAWSVPGGHFALQLDSLAAFFLLPIALLGLLCALYAAGYLRGHPKPRALGAHWFFFNLLLAAMILVVTAANALLFLAAWEVMTIASFFLVAFEHHLAEVRRAAWLYLVMAHLGLMLLLALFAVCGVRCGGFDFADFSRLRGLPVAEATLLFAVAAAGFGVKAGLFPLHVWLPDAHPAAPSHVSALMSGVLVKTGIYGILRFYTLLPSVSGTAGIVLMALGGTGALFGITLACFQSDIKRALAYSTVENIGIIFVGLGLGLYASANGQPALAVLGFGGGLLHIWNHSLFKGLMFLGAGSVLHATKTRDMDRLGGLLQRMPWTGGLLIGGSLAIAALPPFNGLISEYLIYLGLLQAGTSTGGFAGLLPLLMVGLLGLTGALAVVAFTRLTGITLLGQPRTAAAEAAHESSPLMLAPMVLLLSVSLAIGLFPLFAVDLLSPALAQLLPAGTTGIPAILAPLAPLGRWGLLLCLFFGLMALLLAILRRLRPEAQGATWGCGFPFPTPRMAYTGEAFAELTQNHLLPAALRPEVTAERPAGLFPAVSRLAQRALDPVLIKIFFPAVEGIARRSQRLRWLQQGKSQVYLFYIFLTCAVLMVWSVLEGRS
- a CDS encoding YoaK family protein produces the protein MPYSPYREKSSFHREHPWVVVFGTLLSSVAGYVNAVLLGIYHVPVSHMSGAVSRLAIDLSTANRPDFRGASAIFAGFLCGAILSGLIIGATQVRPGRRYGITMMIEGAILCTATLLLLGQNRLGIPLAAMACGLQNAMASSFYGLIIRTTHATGMVTDIGVLLGQFLRYRRIEVWKLALLTLLLSGFFTGGVLGALAYLRIGIPSLFLAAAGCGTAGLGYYLWRRRHLNDFVIDRWGVPAPEDM
- a CDS encoding proton-conducting transporter membrane subunit; protein product: MAIGLFMTGVLLMLGSGFPGLLMPRESEGGERIFVALILLGSLCGVVGTLLSLAPDGNAALNLPWPLPGAAFSLAIDPLSAVFLFPLFLVAPLGAIYGLGYWPQRDHPNNGRQLRLFYGVIGAAMVLLLTARNGLLFLFAWEAMALSGFFLITTEDNRSDARRAGLIYLAATHTGTLALIALFALLEGICGSFTFPPAASLAAGGAGSAIFFLGLFGFGMKAGLMPLHIWLPGAHAAAPSHASALLSGVMIKTGIYGLVRLTSFYAAIPPSWGIIVLALGAISGILGVALAIAQHDIKRLLAYHSVENIGIITLGLGIALIGRSSQQPMLVLLGISGALLHTVNHGLFKSLLFYGAGAVIHATGSRQIDGMGGLLRRMKWTGICFLGGAVAICGLPPFNGFVSEWLIYQGALHSLPGSVSASQLALLAAPALALIGGLALACFVKVFGLVFLGEPRQEAAARAHPAPASMRLPMLVLLLACAWIGLSPWTVAPLLQRAATVWSPSLAPLTLAAPLAHLPMIGALAWSLLLLIAVAGFWIARRSRKAPRDASTWGCGYLAPTPRMQYSASSFGDLIVGLFRVGLLTERHGEPVAGPFPKPSTFSSHTPDAVLDRALLPAAGGIAWLSNRLRRFIQNGHTSFYLLYVALTLIVLFALIP